The genomic stretch ACGGTCACGATCAGGCCAGCGCGGGTTCAGCGGGTTGTGGCGCAGGTGGCGGCTCCACAGTGCCACGGCAATATCCGCCATGCCCATCGGCGCGCCAGGGTGGCCCGAATTGGCTTGCTGGACGGCGTCCATGGCGAGCACGCGAATGGCGTTGGCCATCAACTGGGTAGGCTGGGTGGTGTTCGAGTGGAGGGCGGGGGCGGTCATGCGAACCTGCGGCAGGAGATAGGCGGGAAAACCGCGATTTTACCAGACGGGGATGACCCGGCTGGGGTGATCGCGGTCAGTAAAACGTGCTACGACGTCCCCTCCCCCGCCCGGCTTACCACTCCGCCACGGAACCGTCGGCGTGGCGCCACACGGGGTTGCGCCAATCGGGGGCTTCCTTGCTGCGTTCGATGACCAGCGCCTCGTCGATGTCCACGCCCAGGCCGGGCAGGCGCGGCGGGCGGATGTAGCCGCCTTCCAGAGCGAAATCGGCCTTGTTTCGCACGTAATCGAGCAGTTCGGCGCCCTTGTTGTAATGGATGCCCATGCTCTGCTCCTGCAACGTGGCGTTCCAGCTGACGAAATCCACGTGCAGGCAGGCGGCCAGCGCGATGGGGCCGAGCGGGCAATGCGGCGCCAGCGCCACATCATAGGCCTCGGCCATTGCGGCGATCTTCACGCATTCAGTAATGCCGCCGGCGTGAGACAGGTCCGGCTGCAGGATCGATACCCCGCCCGCTTCCAGCACGCGCTTGAAGTCGAAGCGCGAGAACATGCGCTCTCCCGCGGCGATGGGCAGATGCGTGTGTGCGGCCAGCCGGGCGTAGGTTTCAGCCTGCTCGGCAAGCACCGGTTCTTCGATAAACAGCGGGCGATACGGCTCCAGCTCCTTGATCAGCACCTTGGCCATCGGCGCAGACACGCGACCGTGAAAATCGAGCCCGAATTCGACGGTGTTGCCGAAAGCCGAGCGAATCTCTGCCACCTTCGCCACCGCGGCATCCACGGCGCGCGAGGTGTCGATGATGCCCATCTCTTCGCAGCCGTTGAGCTTGAAGTGGTCGAAGCCGCCGGCCTGCAGCGCCTTCATGCCGGCAATCACGTCGGCCGGGCGATCGCCGCCCACCCAGCTGTAGGTGCGCATCTTGTCGCGCACGAGGCCGCCAAGCAGTTCGTACACCGGCACGCCCAGCACCTTGCCCTTGATGTCCCACAGCGCCTGGTCGATGCCGGCGATGGCGCTCATCAGGATCGGCCCGCCGCGGTAGAAACCCGCGCGGTACATGGTCTGCCAGAGGTCGTTGATGCGGCTCGGGTCTTGGCCGATGAGGTAGTCGGACAGCTCGTGCACCGCCGCTTCCACCGTGCGCGCGCGGCCTTCGATGACGGGTTCGCCCCAGCCGGTGACGCCTTCGTCGGTCTCGACTTTCAGGAACATCCAGCGCGGCGGCAGGCGGTAAGTGGTCAGGCGGGTGATTTTCATGGATGGAATCGATGGTGCGTTCAGGTGCGGTCGGATTGGGCGCTGCGGTACGCGGTGACGAAGGCGCGCGCGCGTTCGGCGGTGCGCTCGACGGGCTGGCCCGGGCGATACAGGTCGCTGCCAAGCCCGGCGCCGATGCAGCCGGCGGCAAGGTAATCGACGAGGTTCTCCGGCGTGATGCCACCGACGGCAAACACCGGCACCTCGGCGGGCAGCACGGCCTTGAGCGCGCGCACGTAGCCCGGGCCGAGCGCGCCCGCCGGGAAGATCTTCAGCGCCTGCGCGCCCGCGTCGAGCGCGGCAAAAGCCTCGGTGGCGGTCATGCACCCGATGCAGGTGACGAGCTTGCGTGCAGCGGCGGCGCGGATCACGTCTGCATTCGTATTGGGCGTCACGACCAGCTTGCCGCCCGCCGCGACCATCAGGTCAACGTCTTCGGGGCGCAGCACGGTGCCTGCGCCGATCAAGGCGCGGTCACCGAAGGCGCGCGCGGCAAGTTGCACGCTCTGCGCCCAGTCGGGCGAGTTGAGCGGAATCTCGATGGCATCGAAACCCGCATCGACCAGCGCCTGCGTGTGCGCGAGCACCTCGTCAGGCCGGATGCCGCGCAGGATGGCGATCAGCGGAAGGTGGGTTGTCCAGGTCATTCGTGATAAAGCTGCGAGCGCCCGCCATCGATGAGGATGTCGGTCGCGTTGATGAAACGCGCCTCGTCGGAAGCGAGGAACAGCGCGGTGTAGGCCACTTCTTCGGGCTCGCCGATGCGCTTGCACGGCAGCAGTTCAGCCTGGCGGCGGCGTTCCGCTTCCGGATCGGGAGCGGCGGCAAAGCCCGCCTCGGCAATCGGCGTGAGGATCAATCCTGGCGAAATCGAATTGACGCGGATTCCGCGCGCCGCATATTCGATGCCCAGCGCCCGCGTGAGGCCGATCAGCCCATGCTTGGCCACCGGATACGGAAACGCGCCGGGAATGATCTTGTGCCCATGCACCGAGGCAATGTTCACGATGCTGCCCGCCCCGCGCGCCAGCATGTGCGGCAGTACGGCGCGCGCGCAGTGCCACGCGCCTTCCAGATCGACGGAAAGGCAGCGCGCCCAGTCGTCCTCGCTCAACTTGAGCGGATCGGAAAATACGTTGATGCCGGCGTTGTTGACCAGCACGTCGATGCCGCCAAAGCGCTCGACGCCGGCAGCGACCATCGCGTCGATCTGCGCGCGATCGCGTACGTCGGCTTGCACGAGGAGGATGTTGTCGCCGTTGCCAACGCTGCTGCCAATTTCGCCGGCAAAGGCTTCGGCGCGCGCGTCACGCACCAGCGCGTTGACGATCACGCGCGCGCCGTGCTGGGCGAACAGCTTGGCGATCGCGCCGCCAATGCCTTGCGTGGCACCGGTTACCAGCGCGACCTTGCCAGCGAGGCGTGGCGGAAAAGACGTCGGAAAAGCAGTCATGCGTCGGGTCGATTCACGGTGAATTGATAGCTGCGCTGCAGGCTCTGCCCGGTGCCGAGAATGGTCAGGCCGTGGTCTTGCGGCAAGCCCGGCAGGTTGTGCGCATTGATGGCGTGGTCAACCGGCTCGAAGCAGAAGAAGTCGTACGCAACCGGCGTGTACAACACATAGCGCGACGTATCTGCGGTGATGCTCACAGACACGCGGCGGCTGGGCCAGACGATCTCGGCGCGGCCATCCCAGCCTTCGAAGCTGTGATTGATGGCGGCGCTGGGGTCCAGCTTCCGCAGCTTGCGAAAGTCTGCATCTGCAGATGGCGCATTCAGGACCGTCGGCAGATTGTCCGGCGCGGATTGCCACATGGCCGTGGCTCCCGCGCGCAACTGGACATCGGGCGTTCGGGGGAAAAACGGATGCACGCCCAGCCCGAATGGCAGCGGGGAGCCTTCGTTGCGTACCGTCAGCGCGATATTCAGCGTGTTGCCCGCAAGCGCGTAGCGCTGCAACGCGAGATAGCGGAACGGGCGGCCGTGATCGACCATCGCAGCGAGTTCAACCGACGTGGCTGTCTGCGAGACTGGGTGCCACGGCATCAGCCAGCCGTGACCATGCAGCGGAAACGGCTCGTCGCCAAGCGTGCGCGGCACTTCGATGGTCCGCCCCCGGAACGGGAACCGCCCGCCGCCGATGCGGTTGGACCACGGCACCAGCGGAAAACAGGCGAGCGCTCTCGGATCGTGCAGCGCGGCTTCTGCTGTCCCCGGCCGGAAGATCGGCGCGACATCGCCGTCATGCAGCAGATCGAAACGCAGCAAGCCGCCACCGGCTTCTGGCAATACCTCGGCGCGTAGCGTGCCGTTTTCAAGCTGCAACGTAGGCATGGCCGAACCGGCCCTCCGGCAATCCGCGTACGTTGGCCACGGCAAGCTGCAAGGTCGCGCCTGCATTCACGTCTTCTGCGAGGCGATGCAGAGGCAAACCATCGCGCGCCGTCGTCAGATACAGCGTGTCGAGCGCCCCGCCGCCAAATGCCGGGCACGTGGGCTGCGATGCCGGCACGGACATGCGCGCCAGCACGCGACCATCGGGTGCGTACCGCGTCAGTCGGTTGCCGCCCCACTCTGCGTTCCACAGGCAGCCGTCTGCGTCGACAGTCGAGCCATCGGGCGAGCCTTTGTGGGCGCCATCGGCATCCTGGTCGCGCAGATCGGCGAAGACGCGGATATTGGCGACTTGGCCGGTCTGCCCGTCGTAATCGCACGCGTGGATGCGCCGGCTCCTCGTATCGCACCAATACAGGGTCGCACCGTCCGGGCTGAAGGCGATGCTGTTGGCAATGGCGATGTGCGGCAGCGCAAGGCGTTGCAGCGTGCCCACGGGCGTGAACCGATAGAAGCTGCCGGTCGGTTCCGGGCCGCCTTCGTGCATGGTGCCGAAGACGTAGTTTCCGGAGCGGTCGGCACGGCCGTCATTGACGCGCGTGGTCGGGTTGTCGGGCTCGACGTCAGCCAGCAGCGTGAGCGCGCCGGTGCGCGTGTCGAAGCGGGCGATGTTTTTGGCAAGGCCCAGGATCAGCACGCCGGGCTCGTCCGTCAGCACGAAAGAGCCGATGCGTTGCGGCAGCGGCCATTGACGCTCCTGCCCCGTTGCCGGATCGTGCTGCCACAGCAGAGACTCCTGGATGTCGGTCCACCAGAGTACGCGTTGGGCGTTGTCCCAGACAATGCCTTCGCCCAGCGTACAGCGCAGATCGGAGAGCGCAGTTGCGGTTGTCATCGGCGCAGCCTCACTCGCGGCCGCCGCGGTTCTTCAACTGGTCGACCAGCACAGCCGCCAGCAGAATCGCGCCGCGCACGAGATACTGATAGAACGCGTCGATGTTCAGCAGGTTCATCGCGTTCTGCACGGTGCCCATGATGAGCACGCCGACCAGCACCCCGCTGATGGTCGCGCGGCCGCCCAGGAGCGACACGCCGCCCAGCACGCAGGCTGAGATCACGTTCAACTCAAAGCCTTGCGCCGCATTCGGCTGGCCGCTGGTGATGCGCGCCGCCAGAATCACGCCGGCCAGCGCGGCAATCACGCCTTGGATCAGGAAGATGACGATGCGCGTCATGTTGACGTTCACGCCGGCCAGCCGCGCCGCTTCAGGGTTGCCGCCGATCGCCAGCGTATTGCGGCCGTAGATCGTCTTGTTGAGCAGGACACCAAACACGACGAAGCACAGCGCCGCGACCCACACCGGCGTCGGCACACCAAAAAAGATGGTGTTGCCGAGGTCGAAGAAATCCATGTCGGACACGCCCACCGCCTGCCCATGCGAGGCGATGAAGGCGAGGCCGCGCACGATTTCCATCGTGGCCAGCGTGGTGATCAGCGCATTGATCTTCAGCTTGGCGATCACGAAACCATTGATGCCGCCGATGATCGCGCCTGCCACCAGGCTGGCGCCAATGCCGAGTGCAATGCTGCCGGTCGCGTTGATGATCATCGCGCAGAGCACGCCGGCAAACGCCACCGTGGAGCCGATGGACAGATCGAAATCACGCGACGCCAGACAGAACATCATCGTGCAGGCGACCATGCCGATCTGCGAGACCGACAGCGCAAGGCCGACCATGTTCTGCCACGAGAAGAAATACTCGACCGAGAACGACAGCGCGGCAAAGAGAATGGCGAAGATCAGCGGCAGGCTGAAATCGTCCAGCAGGCGAAGCAGGCGCGTCTTGTTCATGGCCGCAGTTTTGCTAGTGGGTGCCGATGCGGCGACGGCATCGGAATGTTGCAGGGGTTGGGACTGGGACATCTTGAACTCCGGGGTTCTCAGGCAGCCAGCGGCGGCTGCGGTGCAGATGGCAGCGGCGCAGATTCAGGTCGCAGTGCGAGCTTGAGCACGGCCTGCTCATTGGCCTGTTCGCGCGGCAATTCGCCGGCGATGCGGCCTTCGCTCATCACGAGCACGCGGTCGGCCACACCGAGGATTTCCGGCAGCTCGCTGGAAATCATCAGCACGGCCACGCCGCGTTCGGCCAGCTCATACAGCACCTGGTAGATCTCGTTCTTGGCGCCGACGTCGATACCGCGCGTCGGCTCGTCGATGATGAGCACGCGCATATCGTCTTCCGCCAGCCAACGCGCCAGGATCGCCTTCTGCTGGTTGCCGCCCGACAGCAGGCGGATCGGCTGCTCGCGGTTGGGTGTCTTGATGCGCAGGCGCGTGATGTAGTGATCGGCCGTCTTCGCTTCCTGCCGGTCGTTGACGAACAGTCCGAAGCGACGCTGGTTGCGCCGGCAGCTGATGTTGATGTTTTCCGACACCGAGCGGCAGCCGATGATGCCTTCTTCCTTGCGGTCTTCCGGGCACAGCACGATGCCCTGGCGGATGGCATCGGCCACGTCGCGGATGCGGATTGGCGCGCCGTCGAGCGTAAGACTGCCGCCCGTCTTGCGATCAGCGCCGTAAATCAATCGCGCGAGTTCCGAACGCCCCGCGCCCACCAGCCCGAACAGACCGACGATCTCGCCACGGCGTACGGACAGGCTTGCCGGCTCGGCCAGCTTCGGGCCCATCAGGCCATCCACTTGCAGGCGCACGTCGCCCAGCGGCCGTGCGCGGTAATCGAAGATGTCGTCGATCTGGCGGCCGACCATCTGCGCGACCAGTTCGTCGCGCGTGACGTTGGCCATCGACGGGAAATCCGCCACCTTGCGGCCGTCGCGGAAGATCGTGCAGCCATCGCACAGCTCGAAAATCTCATCGAGCCGGTGCGAGATGTAGATCAGCGCACGCCCCTGCGCGCGCAGGTCTTTCACGAGGCGGAACAGGATGTCGGTCTCGCGGATCGACAGCGAACTCGTCGGCTCGTCCAGCGCAATCACACGCGCATCGCGCAGGATCGCCTTGCAGATCTCGACCATCTGGCGCTGGCCGATCGACAGGTGCTTCAGCTTGGCGCGCGGGTCCAGGTCGACGCCGATGCGGCCGAGCTGCTCGCGCGTCCAGGCCATCGCCTCGCGCTGACGGATGAACCCGCCGCTCGCCGGCAGGTGGCCCAGCAGCAGGTTGTCCATCACCGTCAGCTCGGGCACCGTCTGCAGCTCCTGGTGGATGACGGCAATGCCGGCATCCAGCGCCGCCCGCGTGGTCGGGAACGCCGTCGGCTTTCCCTCCACGACGATCTGCCCGCCATCGGGCTGGTAGTCGCCGCCCAGAATCTTCAACAGCGTCGACTTGCCCGCGCCGTTCTCGCCCAGCAACCCGTGCACGCGACCGCATTCGATGCCAAACGACACATCGGACAGCGCCCGCACACCCGGAAACACCTTGCTGATGCCACGAAACTCAAGAAACGCCGACATGGCAAGCCTCCTTCAACAACGTCATCCGCAAGATCACAGACCCATCTCTTGGCGGACGGCCTTTTCGTTGTCGCGCGTCATCAGGCGGCCGCTGGTCAGGATGAGCGGGTCCGGCGCCTTGTTGTTCTTGATCCACTCGTACATGTTGAGCGAGGTTTCATAGCCGTGGCGCTTCGGGCTGATCAGCACGGTGCCGAAGAAGCCGGTCTTCTCGGGCTTGGCGAACTCGTTGAGCGCCGACTGGCTGCCGCCGATACCTACCCCGATGATGTCCGCCGGCTTCACGCCGTGGCCTTCCGCTGCGCGCACGGCACCGAGCACAGCTTCGTCATTCAGGCCGAAGGCGATCCAGTGTTTGAACTTCGGGTTCTTGGTCAGGGTGATGTTGGCGGCGTTGAAGGCGGCTTCGGTATCCGTCTTGGCCTGCGGGCTGGTCAGCACGTTAGCGGCCGGGAAGCCCGCCTTGCTGAGCGCGGCGACTGCACCGTCGGTGCGTTCCTTGGCGGTCGGTAGCTGGTCATAGGCGATGCGGATGGCGCCGACCTCCGACAGGTTCCAGCCGCGCTTCTTCATCTCTTGCGCGATGGCATCGCCCACCTGCTCGCCGATCTTCGTGGCCGAGATGCCCATGTGCGGCACGGCTTCGATGGGCTTGCCGCCGCCATCCACCAAACGGTCATCCACCGTCATCAGCTTGAGGTTGTTCTGCTTGGCCTTGGCCACGACTGCAGGTCCGAGCTTCACGTCGGGCACGCAGATCACGAAACCCTGCGCGTGCTGCGCGCCCAGGTTGTCGATGGCCGTCAGCACTTCGCCGCCGCTGGGCACGCCGATCTTCACCAGCTTGAAGCCCTTCTCCTTGGCGGCCTGGTCTGCGAACTTCCACTCATCCTGGAACCACGGCTCTTCGGGCTGCTTGACCAGGAAGCCGATCTTCACGTCATCGGCTGCATGGGCAAACACTGTAAGGCCGCCGGCCATGGCGAGCAGCGTGGCAGCCGCAATGGCCTTGAATGTTCCGCGTCGTTGTTGTTGCATGTTTGTCTCCTTGCGATGCCGTCATTGCGGCATCTGTTCTGCGTTGGATGGAAGAGGGATGGCGTGTGCCCCGGGCTCACGCCACCTTCAAGGTTTTGACCAGGCCGCGCTCGCGTGCGATGGCGATCGCGCCACTGCCGGCCAGGTGCTCCTGCTGTTCACTGCTGGTGACGGTGACCTTGCCCGAGAAGAAATCGTCGTCCGACACCAGCACGGCCAGCGCTTCGCGCAGCAGCGGCTTGCCCGTGATGACGAACTGCGTGCCCGGATTCATGCGGATCGCGCTGCTGTTCTTGAGCGTGAGCAGATCCGCGCCCAGCACCGCGCCCAGCAGGAAGTTGGCCCGCGCATTGCGCTCGTAGATCGTGAACTGGCCCAGCGTGCGCACCATGAAGCAGGCGCGCCCCAGCCCGATGCTGCTGGCGCTGCGCGCGCCGGACAGCAACATTTCCGGATCGACCTCGGTGGCGAAGTCCGAGTCGAGCGCGTCGGCCAGGATGGTGTTGTGCGTGATCACGTGGAGCAGCTCGCCGGCCAGCGTGGTCACACAGCCGGTGATGCGCTGGTCGGCGTCCAGATGCACGAACTTCGAGTGCGACCCGGGCAGCACGATCACCGCCGGCTCCGTGATGCCCAGACGCGAGACCAAACCCATGGTCTCAACCTCTTCGCCGCGCATCATGTCCATCGACTCGATGTTGTGCAGGCCGAGGTTGTCCACCGGATTGCGCACGCCCGGCACAAACCAGATCGGCTGGGCGCACACCTCGGGGATGCTCGCCTGCACCATCCCGGCCGCCAGGTCGCGCAGGCCGGCCGGCGCCATCAGGTGCGGGACCTCATGCAGACCGACGTTGGAGGTGATCATGCCGGACGCCAGCACCAGGTCGACCTGGCCCATGCCGAACCCGGCCTTCTGCAGTGCAGCGTCAATGGTGTCCTGCACGCCGCGCTGCAGCGTCGTCCGGTTGCCCGTGATGGCGGTATCGCGCACGCCAACCTGGCGCGCAGCCTGGCAGAGCGCAACGTCATCGCGCCAGACCGTGACGCGTGTGTTGGTGGTACCGGTATCGATGGTGAGGATGTTCATGCGTGGCATTGCTTGGTGTGACTTGGGACACGGCCCGGGTTAAAACCATCCATGAGCCGCAGCGGGCGGCCCCAGGTTGACTTGATCACTGCCGCCGCTCATGAGGACGTCGTCCGGAAACAGCAGCGTCGCGGGGTCAAGCTGGGGGTGCGTACCACGATCATGAGCGGTTTTTTAGAACGAGTGAACGATACCCGTATAGGCACCCAGCTGGTTCTTGCCCGGGGCCGGGTTGTTGTTGGTCGCTTCCACCGAGAAGTTGGCGGTGGCGCTGTTCTGCACGGTGCCCACGCTCGCGTACAGCATCGTGCGCTTGGACAGGTTGTAGTTCGCGCCGGCCATGAACAGGTTGGCGTTGCCGCCGCCGTGGTTCACGTTCACGCGATAGGCCGCGCCGATGAGCGTCAACGCAGGCGTGACTTCGTAATTGATGCCCAGCCAATAATGGTTGGCCTTGGTCGGGGCGCCCGCTGCGGCATCCGGGGCCGACAGGTTTTCATACACCGCAAACAGCTTCGCCTTGCCGATCGTGTACGTACCGCCGAAGGTCGCTTCCTTCGAGAAGTTGAAGATGTCGCTGAACTTGCCATTGCCGTCGCGGATTACGTCGTAAATCGCGCGCACTTCCAGCGGACCGGCGGAGTAGACGGCGGATACGCCATCGCGCCGGCTGTTCGTGAAGGAGCCCGGCTGCTCGCCCAGCCCGGTCTGCAGACCGATCTGGAAGCCGCCCCAGGTCGGGCTTTGATATTCGACGATGTTGTTGGCACCCGGCCAGTTGCGCCCGCGCACGAGCGTGGCCGAGCCGATGAACTGCTGGCCGGTCGGGTCGAGGAACCAGACGTCGTTGCTGATGAAGAGGTTCTTGCCGGCCGTCAACGTGCCCCAGGTCGGGCTGGACAGGCCGACGTACGAACGGCGGTTGAAGAGCGCATCGCCGTTGGTTTTGCCCTGGGCTGCGCCGAAGCCGGATTCGAGCCGGAAGACCGCCTGCAGACCACCGCCGAGATCCTCCTTGCCCATGAAGCCGAACATGCTGGTCCCCCACTGGTTGTCGGCGGCGCGCCAGAGGCTGCCGCCCGGCGCGGTCGCGGTGGGGGCGACGTTGTTCTGATAGTCGATGCCGCTGGCGACGCGGCCGTACAGCGTGACGCTGGTTTGTGCGAGGGCGGGAGCGGTCCAGCCAGCGAGCGCGAAGGTGAGCCCAAGCGCGCACGCCGACATCCCGCGAACAGCGGTGGTTCGATTCATGACGTCTCCTGAAATGTTTTTGTAGGCGGGGTCCGGTGCGTCGCGCGGTTTGAGATCGCTGGAGGCACACACCAAGCATCGTCACCGTCCCCAGGCGCATTTGTAGTCGGGGGCGCCTTAACGTGGCAAACTACAAATTCTTCGTTGGACGTTAAATTTTTCTTAACGAGAACGCATGCCGCGGCGCCTCCCTCCCCTTAATGCATTGCGCGTCTTTGAAGTCGCGGGCCGTCACCTGAGTTTCAGCCGGGCCGCAGATGAGCTCTGCGTAACGAACGCCGCCGTCAGCCACCAGATCAAGCAGCTCGAAGATCATCTGGGCAAGAAGCTCTTCGCACGCCGCAACAACCAGCTCACGCTCACGGACGCGGGCGACAACTACCT from Ralstonia pickettii encodes the following:
- the dgoD gene encoding galactonate dehydratase, encoding MKITRLTTYRLPPRWMFLKVETDEGVTGWGEPVIEGRARTVEAAVHELSDYLIGQDPSRINDLWQTMYRAGFYRGGPILMSAIAGIDQALWDIKGKVLGVPVYELLGGLVRDKMRTYSWVGGDRPADVIAGMKALQAGGFDHFKLNGCEEMGIIDTSRAVDAAVAKVAEIRSAFGNTVEFGLDFHGRVSAPMAKVLIKELEPYRPLFIEEPVLAEQAETYARLAAHTHLPIAAGERMFSRFDFKRVLEAGGVSILQPDLSHAGGITECVKIAAMAEAYDVALAPHCPLGPIALAACLHVDFVSWNATLQEQSMGIHYNKGAELLDYVRNKADFALEGGYIRPPRLPGLGVDIDEALVIERSKEAPDWRNPVWRHADGSVAEW
- a CDS encoding 2-dehydro-3-deoxy-6-phosphogalactonate aldolase; this translates as MTWTTHLPLIAILRGIRPDEVLAHTQALVDAGFDAIEIPLNSPDWAQSVQLAARAFGDRALIGAGTVLRPEDVDLMVAAGGKLVVTPNTNADVIRAAAARKLVTCIGCMTATEAFAALDAGAQALKIFPAGALGPGYVRALKAVLPAEVPVFAVGGITPENLVDYLAAGCIGAGLGSDLYRPGQPVERTAERARAFVTAYRSAQSDRT
- a CDS encoding SDR family oxidoreductase — encoded protein: MTAFPTSFPPRLAGKVALVTGATQGIGGAIAKLFAQHGARVIVNALVRDARAEAFAGEIGSSVGNGDNILLVQADVRDRAQIDAMVAAGVERFGGIDVLVNNAGINVFSDPLKLSEDDWARCLSVDLEGAWHCARAVLPHMLARGAGSIVNIASVHGHKIIPGAFPYPVAKHGLIGLTRALGIEYAARGIRVNSISPGLILTPIAEAGFAAAPDPEAERRRQAELLPCKRIGEPEEVAYTALFLASDEARFINATDILIDGGRSQLYHE
- a CDS encoding aldose 1-epimerase; the protein is MPTLQLENGTLRAEVLPEAGGGLLRFDLLHDGDVAPIFRPGTAEAALHDPRALACFPLVPWSNRIGGGRFPFRGRTIEVPRTLGDEPFPLHGHGWLMPWHPVSQTATSVELAAMVDHGRPFRYLALQRYALAGNTLNIALTVRNEGSPLPFGLGVHPFFPRTPDVQLRAGATAMWQSAPDNLPTVLNAPSADADFRKLRKLDPSAAINHSFEGWDGRAEIVWPSRRVSVSITADTSRYVLYTPVAYDFFCFEPVDHAINAHNLPGLPQDHGLTILGTGQSLQRSYQFTVNRPDA
- a CDS encoding SMP-30/gluconolactonase/LRE family protein is translated as MTTATALSDLRCTLGEGIVWDNAQRVLWWTDIQESLLWQHDPATGQERQWPLPQRIGSFVLTDEPGVLILGLAKNIARFDTRTGALTLLADVEPDNPTTRVNDGRADRSGNYVFGTMHEGGPEPTGSFYRFTPVGTLQRLALPHIAIANSIAFSPDGATLYWCDTRSRRIHACDYDGQTGQVANIRVFADLRDQDADGAHKGSPDGSTVDADGCLWNAEWGGNRLTRYAPDGRVLARMSVPASQPTCPAFGGGALDTLYLTTARDGLPLHRLAEDVNAGATLQLAVANVRGLPEGRFGHAYVAA
- the araH gene encoding L-arabinose ABC transporter permease AraH — its product is MSQSQPLQHSDAVAASAPTSKTAAMNKTRLLRLLDDFSLPLIFAILFAALSFSVEYFFSWQNMVGLALSVSQIGMVACTMMFCLASRDFDLSIGSTVAFAGVLCAMIINATGSIALGIGASLVAGAIIGGINGFVIAKLKINALITTLATMEIVRGLAFIASHGQAVGVSDMDFFDLGNTIFFGVPTPVWVAALCFVVFGVLLNKTIYGRNTLAIGGNPEAARLAGVNVNMTRIVIFLIQGVIAALAGVILAARITSGQPNAAQGFELNVISACVLGGVSLLGGRATISGVLVGVLIMGTVQNAMNLLNIDAFYQYLVRGAILLAAVLVDQLKNRGGRE
- the araG gene encoding L-arabinose ABC transporter ATP-binding protein AraG; its protein translation is MSAFLEFRGISKVFPGVRALSDVSFGIECGRVHGLLGENGAGKSTLLKILGGDYQPDGGQIVVEGKPTAFPTTRAALDAGIAVIHQELQTVPELTVMDNLLLGHLPASGGFIRQREAMAWTREQLGRIGVDLDPRAKLKHLSIGQRQMVEICKAILRDARVIALDEPTSSLSIRETDILFRLVKDLRAQGRALIYISHRLDEIFELCDGCTIFRDGRKVADFPSMANVTRDELVAQMVGRQIDDIFDYRARPLGDVRLQVDGLMGPKLAEPASLSVRRGEIVGLFGLVGAGRSELARLIYGADRKTGGSLTLDGAPIRIRDVADAIRQGIVLCPEDRKEEGIIGCRSVSENINISCRRNQRRFGLFVNDRQEAKTADHYITRLRIKTPNREQPIRLLSGGNQQKAILARWLAEDDMRVLIIDEPTRGIDVGAKNEIYQVLYELAERGVAVLMISSELPEILGVADRVLVMSEGRIAGELPREQANEQAVLKLALRPESAPLPSAPQPPLAA
- a CDS encoding arabinose ABC transporter substrate-binding protein, translated to MQQQRRGTFKAIAAATLLAMAGGLTVFAHAADDVKIGFLVKQPEEPWFQDEWKFADQAAKEKGFKLVKIGVPSGGEVLTAIDNLGAQHAQGFVICVPDVKLGPAVVAKAKQNNLKLMTVDDRLVDGGGKPIEAVPHMGISATKIGEQVGDAIAQEMKKRGWNLSEVGAIRIAYDQLPTAKERTDGAVAALSKAGFPAANVLTSPQAKTDTEAAFNAANITLTKNPKFKHWIAFGLNDEAVLGAVRAAEGHGVKPADIIGVGIGGSQSALNEFAKPEKTGFFGTVLISPKRHGYETSLNMYEWIKNNKAPDPLILTSGRLMTRDNEKAVRQEMGL
- a CDS encoding 2-dehydro-3-deoxygalactonokinase, giving the protein MNILTIDTGTTNTRVTVWRDDVALCQAARQVGVRDTAITGNRTTLQRGVQDTIDAALQKAGFGMGQVDLVLASGMITSNVGLHEVPHLMAPAGLRDLAAGMVQASIPEVCAQPIWFVPGVRNPVDNLGLHNIESMDMMRGEEVETMGLVSRLGITEPAVIVLPGSHSKFVHLDADQRITGCVTTLAGELLHVITHNTILADALDSDFATEVDPEMLLSGARSASSIGLGRACFMVRTLGQFTIYERNARANFLLGAVLGADLLTLKNSSAIRMNPGTQFVITGKPLLREALAVLVSDDDFFSGKVTVTSSEQQEHLAGSGAIAIARERGLVKTLKVA
- a CDS encoding porin translates to MNRTTAVRGMSACALGLTFALAGWTAPALAQTSVTLYGRVASGIDYQNNVAPTATAPGGSLWRAADNQWGTSMFGFMGKEDLGGGLQAVFRLESGFGAAQGKTNGDALFNRRSYVGLSSPTWGTLTAGKNLFISNDVWFLDPTGQQFIGSATLVRGRNWPGANNIVEYQSPTWGGFQIGLQTGLGEQPGSFTNSRRDGVSAVYSAGPLEVRAIYDVIRDGNGKFSDIFNFSKEATFGGTYTIGKAKLFAVYENLSAPDAAAGAPTKANHYWLGINYEVTPALTLIGAAYRVNVNHGGGNANLFMAGANYNLSKRTMLYASVGTVQNSATANFSVEATNNNPAPGKNQLGAYTGIVHSF